One genomic segment of Rivularia sp. PCC 7116 includes these proteins:
- a CDS encoding DUF6816 family protein, translating into MKLIMIICMIFLSVFCSDATAGELNQKLSNFPEWEKLNSVQPAVGDLIYPEWMKGEWEVKSTLVDLVAPLAPDIVTPGFESNRQYLNQPISFKVRFIDQSKLKNLAPSYRTPKLKNLTPSYRTPLSLLRRGEKEDVTSQTPLSFTRRGAGGEVIIADRAYNGLNLARAVLGENTVKAVKVDPNSPNRQITFLRSECNQRINCDRQLVSIVKNRATENTADGKFITAEVFEQLFKGSSVPYINTVESTTAYRQLSKVSSLNLAIEANQVTAVYLSSQDPNYFKAVNKPVALYKYRLEFFPIDKG; encoded by the coding sequence ATGAAGCTCATAATGATTATTTGCATGATTTTTTTATCAGTCTTCTGTAGCGATGCCACTGCTGGAGAATTGAATCAAAAATTAAGTAATTTTCCTGAGTGGGAGAAGTTGAATTCCGTACAACCTGCGGTTGGAGACTTAATTTATCCCGAATGGATGAAGGGGGAATGGGAAGTAAAAAGTACCTTAGTAGATTTAGTTGCCCCGTTAGCACCAGATATTGTGACACCGGGCTTTGAAAGTAATCGTCAGTATCTTAACCAACCAATTAGTTTTAAAGTTAGATTTATCGATCAATCAAAGTTGAAAAACCTCGCTCCGTCCTATCGGACACCAAAGTTGAAAAACCTCACCCCGTCCTATCGGACACCCCTCTCCTTATTAAGGAGAGGGGAAAAAGAAGATGTTACTTCTCAAACACCCCTCTCCTTTACAAGGAGAGGGGCAGGGGGTGAGGTTATTATTGCCGATAGAGCTTACAACGGATTGAACTTAGCCCGAGCAGTTTTGGGTGAGAATACAGTTAAAGCAGTTAAAGTAGATCCCAATTCTCCCAATCGACAAATTACATTTTTACGCAGTGAATGTAATCAAAGAATTAATTGCGATCGGCAGTTAGTATCCATTGTCAAAAACCGCGCTACAGAAAATACCGCAGACGGTAAATTTATTACAGCAGAAGTATTTGAACAGCTATTTAAAGGTAGTTCGGTACCGTACATTAATACCGTTGAATCAACTACGGCATATAGGCAATTATCTAAAGTATCTTCATTGAATCTGGCAATTGAAGCGAATCAAGTTACAGCAGTTTATCTTTCATCCCAAGATCCAAATTATTTTAAAGCAGTTAATAAACCAGTTGCTTTATATAAATATCGTTTGGAATTTTTTCCTATAGACAAAGGGTAA
- a CDS encoding DM13 domain-containing protein has product MKFNKLAGLGIASVVLFSSVGSVIANSGAAEASPAFKRNRTTRVATKANSILASGRFVKQEKATTGRARIVSINGKRYLEFDRTFRSGEGPDVKIILHRNSNIPLNIKEGNYITLAPIKSFRGAQRYAIPENINLADYKSVGIWCEEFNATFGYAPLQSTIATANSIKPIASGNFVKQEKATSGKATIVNINGKNYLEFDRAFSSGEGPDVKIILHRNSNIPLNIKEGNYLTLAPIKSFKGAQRYAIPENVNLADYKSVGIWCEEFNATFGYASLQNV; this is encoded by the coding sequence ATGAAATTCAATAAATTAGCTGGCTTGGGAATTGCATCAGTTGTATTATTCAGTAGCGTCGGTTCGGTAATAGCTAATTCTGGAGCTGCTGAAGCTTCTCCTGCTTTTAAAAGAAATAGAACTACAAGAGTTGCAACTAAAGCTAATTCAATCTTGGCATCCGGTAGGTTTGTTAAACAGGAAAAAGCCACCACTGGTAGAGCAAGAATTGTAAGTATCAACGGTAAACGTTACTTAGAATTTGACAGAACATTTCGTAGTGGTGAAGGTCCCGATGTCAAAATAATTTTACACCGCAACAGCAACATACCTCTAAATATCAAAGAAGGTAATTATATTACACTCGCTCCAATTAAAAGTTTTCGAGGCGCTCAACGCTACGCAATTCCTGAAAATATTAACCTTGCTGACTATAAATCTGTAGGAATTTGGTGCGAAGAGTTTAATGCTACTTTTGGTTACGCTCCCCTACAATCGACAATTGCGACTGCTAACTCTATTAAACCCATAGCATCCGGTAACTTTGTTAAACAAGAAAAAGCCACTAGTGGTAAAGCAACAATTGTCAATATCAACGGCAAAAATTACTTAGAATTTGATCGAGCTTTCAGTAGTGGTGAAGGTCCCGACGTAAAAATAATTTTACACCGCAACAGCAATATACCTCTAAATATCAAAGAAGGAAATTATCTTACACTCGCTCCCATCAAAAGTTTTAAAGGCGCTCAACGCTACGCAATTCCTGAAAATGTTAACCTCGCTGACTATAAATCTGTAGGAATTTGGTGCGAAGAATTTAATGCTACTTTTGGTTACGCTAGCTTGCAAAATGTCTAA
- a CDS encoding ATP/GTP-binding protein, translating into MSPEILRIVVTGGVGAGKTTFIQTISEIDVVDTDKRATDELAELKETTTVALDFGKLTITDNQSLHLYGTPGQSRFDFMWDILIQKAHAFILLIDAHRPNQFRHARKLLNYMNQNVSIPQLIGITHTDCADAWEIEDIALALGFQDKAGSSPIMAVNANERESVFQALIAIVEQLESTYESQEARQ; encoded by the coding sequence ATGTCACCAGAAATTCTCCGTATTGTAGTTACAGGAGGTGTAGGAGCGGGAAAAACAACATTTATTCAAACAATTAGCGAAATTGATGTCGTTGATACTGATAAAAGAGCAACTGATGAGCTGGCAGAATTGAAGGAAACAACTACAGTGGCTCTGGATTTTGGTAAATTAACAATTACAGACAATCAATCATTACACTTATACGGTACTCCCGGACAAAGCCGATTTGATTTTATGTGGGACATTCTAATTCAAAAAGCCCATGCTTTCATTCTGTTGATAGATGCACATCGTCCGAATCAATTCCGTCACGCGCGTAAGCTTTTGAACTATATGAATCAAAATGTGTCAATTCCACAATTGATTGGAATAACTCATACTGATTGTGCTGATGCATGGGAAATAGAGGATATAGCTTTAGCGCTGGGGTTTCAAGATAAAGCTGGTTCAAGCCCCATAATGGCTGTTAATGCCAACGAACGCGAATCAGTATTTCAAGCATTAATTGCAATTGTCGAGCAATTGGAATCTACCTATGAAAGCCAAGAAGCTAGACAATGA
- a CDS encoding response regulator transcription factor: MPRILVIDDDPAISELVAVNLEMAGYDVSQAEDGIKGQALALQLQPDLIMLDLMLPKVDGFTVCQRLRRDERTADIPVLMLTALSQTQDKVEGFNAGADDYLTKPFEVEEMLARVRALLRRTDRIPQAAKHSEILNYGPLTLVPERFEAIWFAQTVKLTHLEFELLHCLLQRHGQTVSPSEILREVWGYDPDDDIETIRVHVRHLRTKLEPDPRHPRYIKTVYGAGYCLELPSSPPSETELSTTEVGTSSS; the protein is encoded by the coding sequence ATGCCGAGAATTCTTGTCATAGATGACGATCCAGCCATTTCCGAGTTGGTAGCCGTTAATTTAGAGATGGCTGGTTACGATGTTAGCCAAGCTGAAGACGGTATCAAAGGGCAGGCTTTAGCACTCCAGCTACAGCCCGACTTAATTATGTTGGATTTGATGTTGCCCAAGGTTGATGGATTTACCGTATGTCAGCGCTTGCGTAGAGATGAGCGTACTGCTGATATTCCGGTTCTAATGTTAACCGCTTTAAGTCAAACCCAAGATAAAGTCGAAGGTTTTAATGCTGGTGCGGATGATTATCTCACCAAGCCTTTTGAAGTCGAAGAAATGTTAGCGCGGGTTCGAGCTTTACTTAGACGTACCGATCGCATACCTCAAGCAGCAAAACACAGCGAAATTCTCAATTATGGGCCATTAACTTTAGTTCCCGAGCGATTTGAGGCTATTTGGTTTGCTCAAACTGTAAAGTTAACTCATTTAGAATTTGAATTACTTCACTGCTTGCTGCAACGTCACGGGCAAACGGTTTCTCCGAGCGAAATTCTTCGAGAAGTTTGGGGTTACGATCCAGACGATGATATTGAAACCATCCGGGTTCACGTCAGACACTTGAGAACCAAGTTAGAACCAGATCCTCGCCATCCCCGCTATATCAAAACCGTATACGGTGCTGGATATTGTTTGGAATTACCGAGTAGTCCCCCATCTGAAACCGAATTATCGACTACAGAAGTCGGAACTAGTTCAAGTTAA
- a CDS encoding 4'-phosphopantetheinyl transferase superfamily protein, which yields MWLKAPTNIELLSNQVHIWRENLDNAKPLLEEFTQILAEDELVRARRFHFELHRQRFIAARGILRSILGRYLNIEPSKIKFGYEAHGKPFLDGITEQQWNSSHCDVRKQSHNSDLLQVAKSSSESNFNNKNLNFNVSHSENFALYAIGLNNSIGVDLECINSKTDVVSLAQRFFSPREFAVIESAPQEQQQQLFFRYWTCKEAYLKATGTGLKDLQKVEISLTAEQPAELNIPNISGEWSLLEMQPFSDCVATVAFTGRDLQFKYWDY from the coding sequence ATGTGGTTAAAAGCACCGACGAATATAGAATTATTATCTAACCAAGTTCATATTTGGCGAGAAAATCTCGACAATGCAAAACCATTATTGGAAGAATTTACTCAAATTCTTGCGGAAGATGAGTTGGTTAGAGCAAGAAGATTTCATTTTGAGCTACATCGGCAGCGTTTTATTGCCGCAAGGGGTATTCTTAGAAGTATATTGGGTCGTTACTTAAATATAGAACCGTCTAAAATCAAGTTTGGTTACGAGGCTCATGGGAAACCATTTTTAGATGGAATTACAGAACAACAATGGAATTCTAGTCATTGCGACGTAAGGAAGCAATCCCACAATTCTGATTTATTACAAGTAGCGAAGTCTTCTTCCGAGTCAAATTTCAACAATAAAAATCTTAATTTTAATGTATCTCACTCAGAAAACTTTGCGCTGTATGCAATAGGTTTAAATAATTCTATTGGTGTTGATTTAGAATGCATTAATTCCAAAACCGATGTAGTTTCTTTAGCTCAAAGATTTTTTTCACCAAGGGAATTTGCTGTAATCGAATCTGCTCCTCAAGAACAACAGCAGCAATTATTTTTTCGCTATTGGACTTGTAAAGAAGCTTATTTAAAAGCAACTGGAACGGGATTAAAAGATTTGCAAAAAGTTGAAATTTCTTTAACAGCAGAACAACCTGCTGAGTTAAATATTCCAAATATTTCTGGTGAATGGAGTTTGTTGGAAATGCAGCCTTTTTCTGATTGTGTTGCGACAGTTGCTTTTACTGGTAGAGATTTACAGTTTAAATATTGGGATTATTGA
- a CDS encoding DUF4388 domain-containing protein — protein sequence MSLSSSFTDFSLAELFQLIEQGRKSGCLSVCTLPDINSPQSRAKYFYIWFRSGRIVAAANRLSGRGLVSKIAQRSWAEPQVIETIYSNASTATPLGLQFKTQDVLSAEQLNLLFASQLQQVRQLFEIQKGVFKLDCKAVLPMSEMTGLSLKATEVTLMALRVLKNWKLLEDALPNIESGIKNISKNQPQLRLNPFEWRLWEFASGDISIKDIAIQLNQPTIKIQQTAFRLMLVGLIEEVPQITSNTHEYHYDMDLTWVKKYGSRAAQKHQESQTPKVSSSLLQNLVGYLRSKA from the coding sequence ATGAGTCTTAGTAGTTCTTTTACAGATTTTTCCTTAGCTGAGTTGTTTCAACTGATCGAGCAAGGGCGTAAATCGGGTTGTTTGAGTGTATGTACTTTGCCAGATATTAATTCTCCCCAATCTAGAGCAAAATACTTTTATATTTGGTTTAGAAGCGGACGTATTGTTGCTGCGGCAAATCGTTTAAGTGGTAGAGGTTTAGTTTCTAAAATTGCCCAAAGAAGTTGGGCAGAGCCACAGGTTATAGAAACCATTTATAGTAATGCATCTACAGCTACACCTTTGGGATTGCAGTTCAAAACACAAGATGTTTTAAGCGCCGAACAATTAAATTTATTATTTGCCAGTCAATTACAGCAAGTTAGACAATTATTTGAAATTCAAAAAGGTGTATTTAAGCTAGATTGCAAAGCTGTTTTACCAATGTCTGAAATGACAGGATTGAGCTTAAAAGCTACAGAAGTGACTTTGATGGCTTTAAGAGTATTGAAAAACTGGAAACTTCTTGAAGATGCGCTTCCGAATATAGAATCGGGGATTAAAAATATTAGTAAAAATCAACCACAACTTCGCTTGAATCCCTTTGAATGGCGATTATGGGAATTTGCTTCTGGGGATATTTCGATAAAAGATATTGCCATTCAACTAAATCAACCAACTATCAAGATTCAGCAAACAGCTTTCCGATTAATGCTTGTAGGTTTAATAGAAGAAGTACCTCAGATAACATCAAATACTCATGAGTACCATTATGATATGGATTTAACTTGGGTCAAAAAATACGGTTCGCGAGCAGCTCAAAAGCATCAAGAATCACAAACGCCTAAAGTTAGTAGTTCGCTACTGCAAAATCTTGTAGGGTATTTAAGGAGTAAAGCTTAA
- a CDS encoding YheT family hydrolase produces the protein MRALAYNPPWFLRNGVLMTIGAALWGKKNWETTLNLPEPNYQEQIFTGAREVPIFGLVAIPENPRGTIIGTYGIIGDLEEEWFLKILGRKAYAQGYAVVLFDWRAHGKTAELSPTLTSDGLYEGEDFVRIAAKALSMGCPPKFWFTGFSLGGQLALWAIKAALDSTKDSEIGIKESDIAGGAVICPSLNSNPSLKYLTSYPVGRFLEQRIARALKKLAWKIHDSHPGSLDPAAIERANSIWGFDNELVIEKLGFPSVEAYYEASSALHVIPSLSKRTLIIYAADDPFFAPSIMPELQVACAQNPAIDLMLTPYGGHVGYLSSKQCQKEYGDSDPWWAWNRFLEWIERA, from the coding sequence ATGCGTGCTTTAGCCTACAATCCACCTTGGTTTTTACGAAACGGCGTGCTAATGACTATTGGTGCAGCGTTGTGGGGAAAAAAGAATTGGGAAACGACTCTCAACCTGCCGGAGCCTAATTATCAAGAACAAATATTTACCGGCGCACGGGAAGTTCCTATATTTGGCTTAGTAGCAATTCCGGAAAATCCTCGCGGCACTATTATAGGAACCTACGGCATTATCGGCGATTTAGAAGAAGAATGGTTTCTGAAAATTTTAGGACGTAAAGCCTACGCCCAAGGTTATGCGGTAGTATTATTTGACTGGCGTGCCCACGGTAAAACAGCAGAATTATCGCCGACTTTAACAAGCGATGGTTTGTACGAAGGAGAGGATTTTGTTCGCATCGCAGCAAAAGCCTTATCAATGGGATGTCCCCCAAAATTTTGGTTTACAGGATTTTCCCTGGGAGGGCAGTTAGCGTTATGGGCAATTAAAGCAGCGCTAGACTCCACCAAAGATTCAGAAATTGGTATTAAAGAAAGCGATATAGCTGGTGGTGCGGTTATTTGTCCCAGTTTAAATTCCAATCCTTCCCTGAAATATTTAACAAGTTATCCAGTAGGTAGATTTTTAGAACAAAGAATTGCCAGAGCATTGAAAAAACTGGCATGGAAAATTCACGATTCTCATCCAGGCAGTTTAGATCCCGCAGCAATAGAAAGAGCAAATAGTATATGGGGGTTTGACAATGAATTAGTCATAGAAAAATTAGGCTTTCCCTCAGTAGAAGCTTACTATGAAGCAAGTAGCGCCTTACATGTCATACCCAGTCTTTCCAAGCGAACCCTAATAATTTACGCCGCAGACGATCCATTTTTTGCACCATCTATCATGCCAGAATTACAAGTAGCCTGCGCCCAAAATCCAGCTATAGACTTAATGCTGACTCCATACGGCGGACATGTTGGTTATTTAAGCAGCAAGCAATGTCAGAAAGAATACGGGGATAGCGACCCTTGGTGGGCATGGAATCGGTTTTTGGAATGGATTGAGAGGGCGTAG
- a CDS encoding roadblock/LC7 domain-containing protein, which yields MPLGNIIKLLKEAFQKLPAESVDSSELTQTETPLPKGSAENTDLTQKPVNDTTLTQPTTETTETTQTSLPTILEEQKMINVSMLQDELQNFVSAASDVQGAALVSPDGLALASVLPGGMDEERTAAMSASMLSLGERIGRELARGSIDRIVVEGEKGYGVLVGCGADAVLLVLAGAGVKQGLLFLEVKRVVSKIAPLMA from the coding sequence ATGCCTCTGGGTAACATAATCAAGCTTCTAAAAGAAGCATTTCAAAAGCTTCCTGCGGAGTCAGTAGACTCTTCGGAGTTGACACAAACAGAAACTCCTCTACCAAAAGGAAGTGCGGAAAATACTGATTTAACGCAAAAACCAGTTAATGATACGACATTAACTCAGCCTACTACAGAAACTACAGAAACTACTCAAACATCTTTACCAACAATTCTGGAGGAACAAAAAATGATTAACGTTTCGATGTTGCAAGACGAACTGCAAAATTTTGTAAGTGCTGCTTCTGATGTTCAAGGTGCTGCTTTGGTAAGTCCTGATGGTTTGGCTTTGGCTTCAGTTTTACCTGGAGGAATGGACGAAGAACGTACTGCTGCTATGTCTGCATCCATGCTTTCCCTAGGCGAACGTATCGGTCGGGAATTAGCTCGTGGAAGTATTGATAGGATTGTGGTTGAAGGTGAAAAGGGATATGGGGTATTAGTTGGCTGTGGGGCTGATGCTGTTTTATTGGTTTTAGCTGGTGCTGGTGTTAAACAAGGTTTATTATTCTTGGAAGTTAAAAGAGTTGTTTCAAAAATTGCGCCGTTAATGGCTTGA
- a CDS encoding protoglobin domain-containing protein, with translation MAIEPQAFMSTLEKRVCLTAEDKGLLKSEAEWGKEIAPEMAEHFYNYLGRDEEMSSILNATEGRIHRLRETFIEWFYEMFTGMDDWGKDYAERRWNIGLVHVRIGIGPQHVVPAMATVIREAGQRAKTDGKSEEIKDALGRICMIDLAFIEQAYVEVSSEAVLRETGWTEGLFRRLIATGANSM, from the coding sequence ATGGCTATAGAACCACAAGCGTTTATGTCTACTTTGGAGAAACGCGTTTGTTTAACAGCAGAAGATAAGGGGCTACTTAAATCTGAAGCAGAGTGGGGAAAGGAAATCGCTCCGGAAATGGCAGAACATTTTTATAATTATTTAGGTCGCGATGAAGAAATGAGTTCCATCTTAAATGCCACCGAAGGACGCATTCATCGTTTGCGAGAAACGTTTATTGAATGGTTCTACGAGATGTTTACAGGTATGGATGATTGGGGTAAAGATTATGCCGAACGCCGTTGGAATATAGGTTTAGTTCACGTTCGGATTGGTATCGGACCCCAGCACGTAGTACCTGCAATGGCAACTGTAATTAGAGAAGCCGGACAGCGTGCTAAAACCGACGGCAAAAGTGAAGAAATAAAAGATGCTTTAGGTCGTATTTGTATGATCGACTTAGCTTTTATTGAACAGGCTTATGTAGAAGTATCCTCAGAAGCTGTGTTAAGAGAAACTGGTTGGACTGAAGGTTTATTCAGACGCTTAATAGCTACCGGGGCTAATTCAATGTAA